TTTTATACATTTTGCACAAGAAGCACTGTAGAGACCAGCCTGCTTCCTGCAACCAGTTTAATGAGTATGATTCATCAGGTTAAGGATTTtctaataaacttttttttggaAACTAATACTGCTTCCTTTCCTAACATCCAAAACCACCCCACGCTGAGGGATGAGAAGACCGAATTTCTTGGTAGAAATCCCCAAGAAGACATGCTCCCCCTTTGCAAGGAGGTGGTGCGGGAAAGCAGGCCTAGTGCAGAGGGAAGGGGATTGAAGTCCTCCTTGACTTACAGGCGCTTCCCCGTGGGGCAGCAGCTCAAGTGGTGTGCCATGACATGACAGCGCACGCCCAGCTCCTCAGAACCTCTCCACTCCTGCTACCACCAGCGGTAGTGGGCCAGGGCACGGTTGGCctctgccatcttgtgcatatcgTGCTTCCTCTTGATCACAGGGCCCTTATTTGCAAAagcctccagtagctcatgtgacAGCTTCTCTGGCATCAGTGTCCGCCGAGGCTTGTTCTCGCGGCACTCCTTGATCATCCACTTCATGGCTAGGAAGCGACGACGTCGGTCAGATAAGGGCACAGGGACCTGGGCGAGGAGATAGCATTCAGGCAAACTGGTCCAAGGGCCCTGGGCCTCCCTGAGCTCCAAGGACTTTCCATGTACATACTCTGGATCGTCCTGGTTATGGCGCCTGAGGAGTGGCTTGTCTCTCCACCAACCACTCAGCCTTGGTGTCAGTGAAGTAGACATAAGGGCAGTGGCTCAGCAAACACCTTTCTCCTTTCTAAAGGGAAGCTTTACCAACTGGGAAAAGTCCTGTCCACTGTGGCAGTATCACCACTCAGACCAAGGGTGCCCAAAAACATGACCTCCTGTAAAAGCAGCACCTGCCAGGCCCTTACTGTGTGTCAGGAACTATgtcagacactgaagatacaaacagtggggctggagagctggcttagtggttaaggtgcttgcctgcaaagccaaaggacccaggttggattccccaggacccacataagtcagatgcacaaggtggcacaagtgtccagttcatttgcagtggctggaggctctggcatgcccatttctatctgccgctttctctcaaataaataaataagtaaataaatgcaggctaaaatgagaccttgtTTAGAAAGCCTACTTAAGACACTGCTATGATCAGGATGCCTAGTCCAGTTCAAGAGCAATTAACTGTCACTATTCTAGACACTGACATATAAAGGACATATAAAGTGGGAGTGGAAGAATTCCAAGATAACATACAGTCCCTTACTGTCAACTTACAGTTTAAGAcatacatgggggctggagatggcttagacattaaggtgcttgcctgtgaacccaggttccattccccaggacccgcccattctctatctgcctctctctcaaataaataaaatgtggtacacaCATATGGTAACTGTTTCcaggaacaagagaccctggtacacccatacacacaaataaggCACACAGAGGACTGGACAGAAGGGAAGGGAGTGAGTCTTTGGAAGATACTATTTAGCTACTTCACTCTTGCCTTCTTCACCTGACCGATTCTGAGTTCCTAGTCTCTAGATAGCTTTTAACCTTCACCCAGCACTGCACACTCCCTCCTCCATCTTGTTTCACTTGTGGGCAAACCTGCTTTTTTGCCCACTCACCTGGTAAAAATGGCCACCTTTGAGGATGGGTACCAGCCCAATCACAGGCTCGCAGTTTTTCAGTGCCTGATGGAAGATGGTGTAGGGGTTGCGTTCAATGGTTGCTTGTTCCTCTGCAGAAGCAGCATGGTACTTTTCAAACTGTTTCCTTTTCACAGCTTCCAGGGTCTGCAAAGGGAGAGGGGACCAGGCTTCTCAGGTTTCTCAAACAGTTTAGGCAGGGagagtggagagatagcttagcaattaaaagcacttggttgcaaagcctgctgcctcagatttgattcccgaatacccatgtgaagccagtggagcagtttgcagtggcaagaggccctgatacacagattttgtctctcaaacaaatgttggaccagtcatggtggcacacacccataaccccagaacttgggagatgtAGGCAGAAAGATCAAGTTCAAGATAGCAAGGTAGCAGTCACCCGGGCCACATGAGACCACGTCTCAAATAACAACCAGCTTACCTAGCTCAGCTAGCACCCTGTCCTTTACTGTCAACAGCCTGTGTCCTATGGCAGTGCCCT
This is a stretch of genomic DNA from Jaculus jaculus isolate mJacJac1 chromosome 9, mJacJac1.mat.Y.cur, whole genome shotgun sequence. It encodes these proteins:
- the Mrps7 gene encoding 28S ribosomal protein S7, mitochondrial, whose product is MAARALRAARRCSELAGAVNRAVWRLPGLTQVRWSRYGPEFRDPLIDKEHCRKPAAELTEEEKYDQDLRKTQLIKAAPAAQTCSVFADPVISKFTNMMMKGGNKVLARSLMAQTLEAVKRKQFEKYHAASAEEQATIERNPYTIFHQALKNCEPVIGLVPILKGGHFYQVPVPLSDRRRRFLAMKWMIKECRENKPRRTLMPEKLSHELLEAFANKGPVIKRKHDMHKMAEANRALAHYRWW